TTTTCCCCAATGATGCTGGCACACACTCCAGCACCAATAAAGATGCACCGGCTTGCTGTAATGCAATCGCATCATCCAGAATAATTTGTGCCTGCTCCTCACTACGCCCCTGCACATGATAGCCACCCAGTTCATTAACCGACTGCGGCAACAAACCTAGATGAGCACACACAGGATAGCCCTGATCAACCAGTGCAGATACCACATCCATCATGGCACCCTCCAGCTTAACCATCTGCGCCCCACCCTGCTCCATTAATCGCTGTGCATTCTGTAGCGCAGACTCAACCGTTAAATAACTGTGATAAGGCAGATCCACAATATATAATGCCGAGCCGGATTGACGCGTCACACATCGCGCATGATAAATCATGTCATCCATAGTAACGGGCAGAGTAGAGTCATGCCCCTGCAACACCATACCCAGAGAATCCCCCACTAGAATCAGCTCCACACCCGCTCGTTCCAGCAGCCGTGAAAAACTGGCATCATAACAGGTCAGACAGGTGATCTTCTCACCACGCTGCTTCATTGCCATTAGTTGATTAATCGTTATCATTACTGTCCCATTAACTCAAGAGATATGAATTGCGCTTCTCTACCAGAGACCCTTGCCCGCATGGACGCGGGCGTGGAGCCACCATGGATGGTTTCACGGCGTGTCTCTGGTAGAGAAGTGCAATTCATGTCTCAAACCCCAGGGAACCGTTGATCCAACTACAAATTTGCCGGAGCAGGATTAAAATAATGCCGACCACTGGTAGTACTACGCACCCGCTCCAGCAAGGCATCATAATCCATCTGATTCCCGGCAATATCAATATCCGTAGAATTAACAATCAACAAGGGCCCCGCGCTGTAAGTATGAAAAAAACGTTCATAAGTATCAACTAATCGGGAAAGATAATCCTTGCCCATTTTACGCTCATAGGAAATACCGCGTTTGCGTATACGCTTCAATAATACATTAACCGGGGCCTGCAAATAAATAACCAGATCCGGAGTGGGGCTATCCAGAGTTAGTTGAGAATACACCTGCTCATAAAGTTTATATTCTTCATCATCCAGCGTTAAACCGGCAAATAATTGATCCTTCGCCATCAGGTAATCAGCCACCCGTACCGGACGAAACATATCCCCCTGACGTAGCTCCTGCATTTGCTTGGCTCGTTGAAAAAGAAAAAACAACTGGGTGGGGAGAGCGGCATCCTTCGGGTTATTGTAAAACTTCTCAAGGAAGGGGTTCGCATCGCCACTTTCCAACAACAAGGCACTGCCAAAACTACTCGACAAACGCCGTGCCAGAGTCGTCTTGCCGACACCAATCGGTCCTTCTACAACAATATAATCAGGCTGTTTTATAGTCATAATATTGCTATCCCGCTCAAGAGACAGGGATTATTTCTCTTTATCAGAGACCGTCAGCCGCACGGACGCGGCTGTCGAGCCTACATGGATGTATTGACGGCGTGGCTCTGATAAAGAGGAATGATTCATGCCTCGAACTCACACAGCATTTCAAGAAACCTTCTTTATATCCGAACAATCACAATACTTTAACATCTCTTTCAATAACCCTCTCCCTGGAATATCCAGATCAGGAGCTATCTCATTGAGTGGCAACAACACAAATGAACGTTCATGCAGCCCATAATGTGGCACAGTCAGGCGTTCTGAATTTATCTCCTCGTCACCAAGCAAAAGAATATCAAGGTCAATAATACGCGCACCCCAGCGTTCTTCATCACGCATCCGCCCCTGTGTCTGCTCAATATCCTGGAGATGATCCAGTAATTCAATAGCTGATAATTCCGTTTTCAGCAACACCACCGCATTAATATAATCCGGCTGTTCCATAGCCGCCATTGGTGCACTTTGATAAAGACTGGAGGACTTGATTAATTGACTATTGACCAGTGTCTGTAAACAACGAAGCGCTTGCCTGACCTGCATGACAGGATCATTCAGATTACTGCCTATCCCGATGTAAACGTATTGACCCATTTTATGCCTCAAGCACTTTGAGCCTTTTTACGCCGTCTACGCCGTTTTTTTGAGTTCACCTGCGGCTGTTGAACCTGCTGAATAAAACTCTCCCGATCATTCTTGTCCAGGGTCTGAATCTCAGTCCACCAGTCACACAATGACTTATCAACCTCTCCAGCAACTTCACGCAACAAAAGAAAATCATACGCCGCGCGGAAACGAGGATGCGTCAACAAGCGCAAAGGACGTTTTCCCGCACGTTGTTCAAAACGATGTTGTAAAGACCATATCTCACGCATCGGTAAACTGAAACGCTTGGGCAGAGAGGTTACTCGAACCTGTTCACGCACAATCTCACTGGAGGCAATCTGCATTACCCGTGTCGAGCTCACCACCTCATCACCCGTATCTCGCGTCATCACCTCTTGCATGCGAATCTGCATGGGATGCCATAACAAGGCAGCATATAAAAAAGCCGGGGTGACGGGTTTGCCTTGCTGAATACGCGAATCGGTATTCTTTAATGCCTGAATCAACATTCTATCGGGAAAGTGTTCAACCTCAAGTGCCAGCGATTCATCTGTCATTGGAAACAGGTATTTAAACAGATCGTAATGGCGCAATAATTCAAAGGTCTCTAATGCCGCACCCGACATAAATAATTTCAGCACCTCTTCAAAGATCCGCGCACTTGGTATCTCTCGCAACAAGGCACCCATCTGCGGGATAGCCCGCTCAGATTCCGGGTCAATACGGAAACCCAGCTTGGCAGCAAAACGTATCGCACGCAGCATACGAACAGCATCTTCACGATAACGTTCTTCAGTATCACCAATTAATCTTAGTAGCCCATCCTTGATATCCTGCATGCCACCGACATAATCAATAATCGAATAATCCTTGATATCATAATAGAGCGCATTAATCGTAAAATCCCGCCGCCAGACATCATCATCAATAGAGCCATAGACGTTATCCCTGAGAATACGTCCCGCCTCCATTTTTTGTTCGTCTTCATTATTATTGCTGTCATCATGTGGCGCTCTGAAAGTTGCTACCTCAATAACCTCACGACCATAAATCACATGCGCCAGACGAAACCTGCGCCCGATCAAACGACAATTACGAAATAAATCCCGCACCTGCTCGGGTGAGGCATCAGTGGCAATATCAAAATCTTTGGGTTCTCGACCCAGGATCAAATCACGCACCCCACCACCCACCAGACAGGCCTGAAAGCCAGCGGAATCGAGGCGATAAAGAACCTTCAACGCATTGGGGCTGATATTTTTACGGGAAACAGAATGCTCTGAACGGGATAAAAAGACCGGATCAGCGCGATTTTTTATACTATTGCCTTTACTGGCTACCGACATCAAGGAACCTTAACTTGCTCATTGGAAACTTGAAGGTATAATAACACCCCTTCAATAGTGTTGCAGGTTAAGATGCATTGAAACACTGCTCCCTTCGTCTAGTGGCCCAGGACCCTGGCCTCTCACGCCGGTAACAGGGGTTCGAGTCCCCTAGGGAGCACCAATTTTGTAACTCTTTATTATAATGACTCAATACAGCCACTCCATTAACTCAAGAGACAGGAATTATTCCTCTCTAACAGAGACCGTTGCCCGCATGGACGCGGGCATCGAGCCTACATGGATGTATTCACGGCGTGTCTCTGTTAGAGAGGCGTGATTCCTGTCTCGAACTCGCAGAGCCCACGCTTATGAGTAAAACCACACCCACCGATACCATTCAAACTGCTGGCCTATTCCCACGACTGGCCGCCATGGTCTACGATGCCTTTCTATTACTGGCGACCTTATTCCTCGCCGCAGCACTGGTATTACCCCTGGCAGAAGATGGTGCCATTTCTGCTGGTAACCCACTCTTTACCAGCTACCTGTTTATCGTGTGTTTTTTCTTTAATGCCTGGTTCTGGACGCGTTGTGGTCAAACCCTAGGGATGCGCACATGGAAGATTCGCATAGAAAGCGTAAACGGTGGCCCCATCAGCTGGTGGCAGGCACTACTACGATTCCTGATTTCACTGGTTTCAATCGCCTTTCTCGGACTGGGTTATTTCTGGATATTGATTGATAAAAAAAATCGAAGCTGGCACGATATTTATTCTGAGACTCGAATCGTTAAGGTCAGTTCATAAAGAAAGGGGACAGACCTTAGGTCTGCCCCCTTTCTTTTCGGTTTGTATTCCGAATATTAATTTTTTTCAGTCAGGAAGTTAAATACGGGATTATCCAGCGTTGAAACTATCGACTCTACATTAACCTCAGCCAGCGAGGCCTGTGGTTTGCCAACATGGAAGCCCTGCACATAATCCACACCATAACCCCTCAACAATTCCAGCACTTCCTGATTCTCAACATATTCGGCAACGGTCTTTTTACCCAGGCTACGTGCAATATCAATCATTGCCTTGACTAACACTTGATCCGTCTGATCATTCACCAGATTAATAATAAAGGTGCCATCTATCTTCAGATAATCAACCGGGAAGTTCTTAATGTAATTGAATGAATTAAAACCGGCACCAAAATCATCCAGGGCAAAATTACAGCCCAGAGCACGCAAACGTGCGACCATCTCACGGGTTTCAACAAAATTGGCAATCGCTGCCGTCTCGGTGATTTCAAAGATCAATCTTGCCGGATTCACCCACAACATTTCCAGCTTTTGCTTAACCAATGGCAACAAGGAACTATCCTGGAAGGCATGCCCGGACAAATTGACATTGAAAGAAATATCAGACTGTTCCGGTGGTAGAGAGGCGAGAATATCAATCGCATTTTCAACCACCCATAGATCAATATTGTGAATCAGCCCCATACGTTCTGCCACCGGGATGAATTCATCCGGCATATAGGTCTCGCCATCTTCACCACGCATACGCAACAGACACTCATAGCGTCTGACCTTGTTATCCTTCAGACTAACAACCGGTTGAAATACCAGAAATAAATCATCATTAGCCAATGCAGCACGTATACGAGGCACCCATTGCACATCGGTGCGGAGCGTATGCACCTCAATATCACTAGCACTGTATTTATGAACCATATTGCGACCATGTTTTTTGGCGACAAAACTGGCCTGATCTGCACGCGCCAGAATTTCACTGGAACACACATTCTCATTCGGCTCGATCATTGCCACACCAATACTGGCACTGACATGACAACCATCGGCATCGCCTTCGATACCACTTTGATCCAGATTTTTTCTAATTCGGTTAGCGGTTTCAAGCGCCTGTTCTGCAGTCAGGTTTTCAAGCAGAATAGCGAATTCATCAGAACCCGTACGCGCAATAATCTCACTCTTTTTAACTGACTTTCTCAATAAATTAGCCACCGCACCAAGCATACGATCACCCGCTTCATGACCCTGGGTATCATTAATTAGCTTGAATTGATCCAAATCGAGATAAAGCAAGGCACTGGTACGTTTGAAATTACGCGTACGAATAATAGATAGATCCAGAGATTGTTCCAGTCGACGACGATTAAACAACCCCGTCATATCATCATGCGCCACCAGATATTGCAGACGCGCTTCCATCACCTTACGTTCGGCTAATTCGGTATTCAACTCATCCTCGTGCTGATGACATAACACCCGCTCAGATTGAAGATTGAGCGTCAGTAATACGCGTGGAATAATTTCGATACTGCGAACAGGGTTAAAAACGATATCCACCGCACCTGATTCATACGCCTTACGAGCGGTTTCTTCATTCCACCAACCTTCACCCGCTGCAAGAACCATTACCATCATCTCAGCACTGGAACCACCCAAACCATTCTGCTGACAAAAGGTGTAGATATCAAAATCCTGTAATGAATCACTCGCCAGAACAAGATCAATCTTCCGGGCTGCCCCACGATTACTTTGTTGCAAACTCGCCAATAATTCCTGTCCACCCGCAGCGACATCAACATGACGAAAACCACCATCGGTCAGCATGGCTTTCAAATCCACGGCATAAGCCTGGTCTTCTTCAACAATCAGGATCTGTTTCTGACGCAGTTCAGTAATATCTGGCATTAAGCCCCCTAATCAAGCGAAATAAGCTTAGTTTTATATTTTTAATTTAAAAACATTTTATATTTCATGTAGATTAAGACTATTCCTCATGCAAAGTCAACAACTTTTGTGTTGATTAGTATTCACACTAACTATCACATTAACTGGCTCCATCACCGCCACCTGCTCCTGCTCCGCCTGCTGGCGGCACTGTTAGCACTGCTGGTTTTTTCGTTTTAGCGTATCCAGCACTAACCGAAACCCCCTTTTGTAGAAAATCCCAGCTTACAATACCGGCAGAATTATTCCCCTGATAACCCACACCAGCGTCCAGCCCGAATTGGTTATCCTGTTTGAAAGGGAAATAAGTGGCTCCCGCAGACGCCGCAAAGCGATCTCTTTTATTGGTACTCGTTACTTTTGTAGTAAAGCCAAGCCCTTCAACACCTTTAGCGTCAAAATTAAATGTAACCCCCACAAAAACTCCTGCCTGAGCTTGATTAAAGGCACCCATTAATGACAGCGCAATAACACTTCCAGGTAATATGTTTTTTTTCATAGTTATTTTCCTTAATTTGACAAATTCATGCATCCCCTTCTATCTTTTCAAAGAAAGAGGATTTATATGTTTTTTAATATACAAGGCAACATGGGGTCACGCAACCCTAAGCGACATAAAAGAAAAATTACATTATACTCAACACATGCTTATAACACCGCGTGAATTATTGTACGGAGATATTGACCTGCCTTCCCTGCCGGAAGTTTTTATCAAATCATCCGAATTACTGGATAATCCCCGTAGTAATGCGAATGATATTGGTGAGGTTGTCGCAACTGACCCCTCATTAACCACGCGTCTGTTAAAGTTGGTCAACAGTTCTTTTTATGGTTTTGCTGCCAAGATCGACACCATCCCACGCGCGATTAGCCTGGTTGGCACACGAGAACTCAGAGAACTCATTCTTGCCACCTGTGCTGTTGAGGCCTTCTCGGGCTTACCTAACGAACTCATGAGCATGAATACCTTTTGGCGACAGAGCGTCCGTTGCGCCCTTATCGCCCGAATATTGGCTAACCAAACGCATAAGGATCTAAGCGAGTCTATGTTCAGCGCGGGTCTATTGCACAACATTGGTAGCCTGATCTTATATAACCGCCTGCCAGAACTCGCACGCGAGGCCTTGTCACAGGCTGCATTCCAGAATAGTCCACTGGATCAGGCTGAGCGCAATATTATTGGCTGCGATCATGCTATGGTCGGAGCTGAGTTAATGAAGTTATGGAACCTGCCGGAGATCCTGCAGGAAACCACACGTTATCATCATAACCCCGAAGCGGCACAACAATATCCCTTACAGACAGTAATTATCCAGATTGCCAATCGCATCATTGAGCTTGAGGAATCCAACCAAGACATTACCCTGCTGCTGCCTCCCAGTGCCCCTTTATGGAAAAGAATCGGGCTATCCATCCCGGTATTACAGGAAACACTGCAACAGGTGGATGAACAATTCGATGATGTATTACATCTAATTTATAAACCAGGGAAAGAGGATCATACTGCGGTAAATAAGCACCACTTTAGTGCTTAATAATAGAGCTATGCCGCACGTCTAAGCATCCAGATACCAATCAGCATAAAGACAAGCGAAGGGAAAAAGGCACTCACTATCGGGTTCACACCTGAGACCTGACTGATATGACTAATCATCTGGCTAAAGACATAAAAGAAGACCCCGACCAACACACCGACCAGAATTCTCTGCCCAACCCCGACACTACGCAACGGCCCAAACACGAAGGGAACGGCCAAAAACAACATCACCATGCCGGAAAAAGGCATTACCATACGGTTCCAGAATGCCAGCTGATAGCTTTTTGAATCCAGGTTATTCTTATCCATATAGATAATATAGGCCCATAAATCTCGCGCAGAAAGGTAGTCCGGATCCCGTGCCAGCATATTGAGTAACACGGGATTCAACAAACTATCCCATAACACCTTGTCCTGTTTACTAATGTGAATACCCGAATCAGACAAGGCACTAAACTTAACGTCCTCCAGTATCCACTGCCCTTCGTCATAGGAAACATGCGCTGCCTGAGTGACCATCGTCAACTTATGTTGATCATCAAACTCATAAACATAGACATCTTCCAGGTGCCCGTCTAAACCCAGATTCCTTATATTCACAAAACGTTTATCATCCTTCACCCAGATACCATGATCACTTTGATAGGCAATCTGCTGTGACTGTGCCTGCGCCTTATTCTCACGCGCCAACTGTTCCGAGAAGGGTGCCAACCACTCACCGACAACCGCAACCAGGATAAACATCAATAACCCGGCCTGTAACACCGAACGCACAATCCTTGCTATTGATACACCGGATGCACGCAAGACAACCAATTCATTACTACTGACCATTGAACCTAAAGCGAGCAGACTACCCAACAAAGCTGACATCGAAAATAGATCAATCGCCCTGCGGGGTATTGTCAACAACACATATTGCACAGCATACCAGCCCGAATACAAACCTTGCCCAATATCCCTGAACTCCTTAACCAGCGCAAAAAAGACATCAATCGCCAGTAACACCAACAAGACTAATAAGGTATTAATCAGGATACGCAGACCAATATAGCGATCAAAGATCATCATCTTTGCCCCCTCCTGTACAGCTTTCTGAACAGACCATAGGCATTAAACTCCTTCCACAGCCCATAACCCAGTAACAATGGAAAAAGATGCACCCACCACAATCCCAACCAACTTGAAACCATGCCCTTCTCTAACCAGATACGCGCCGATCCTAATAAATTGTAGTACACAATAAACACCATTATCGCAACAAACAAACGTCCATAGCGTCCATCTCTTGGTCGCACACGTGCCAACGGTACCGCTAAAAATGCCAGCACAATAATGGCAACCGGCATGGATAAACGCCACTGCAACTCAGCCCCGTCAGCCAGACGATCTGAGTGCCAAAGATCCATTGAGGCAATCGTATCGGTTTTATTTTTTGTTCCCCTGGCTCCACCGGGCAACTCAATCTTGATGGCATAGCTGGAAAAAGACATCACCCGATAACCATCCTGACCTAAATCTCCCTGAAAACGATAACCTTGTTCCATCAATAAATAATCGGCATCATTACCTTCCTCATGCCACATACGTGCCTGATCCGCTGTAATCAACTCAATTCTTCCCTGGCTGCTGTTCTCAACAAAAAGATTTTTCATATGCTGACCATCAGCAGACATGGCGCCAACAAAGAAAACCATACGGCCACCATTTAACTCATGAAAACGTCCGGCAGTAATCCCCTTTATATTCATGGATTTTTCTGCCTGAATACGCTGACCTTTCTCAATAATGGCTGTTTTTGGGGCGAGATACAGCGTCATCCAGGCAACTAATAATGCTGCTAACAGGCTCATATATAAGATAGGACGATAGATTTCACGCATACCGACCCCACAAGCCGATAGTGCGATTATTTCACTATCTTTATACAAACGACCCAGCGCCAGCAATATCCCTAAAAAAAGAGACAGCGGTAGCAATGCGGAAAGGTAGGTAACTGACTTTAACGCAATCAACAAAAACACCGCATCTATCGGGATTTGACCCGCAGCCGCCTCGGCAAAATAACCCGCTAGACGATTACTGACCACAATCAGCCAAAGCACAAGGGTTACCATAAACCAGCTTTGCAATACTTCTTTCAGTAGATAACGATTAATAATACGATTCATTTGTGAATTTTATCCGTTTTTGGATATGAAAACAGCTCATTAATCAAGTAAACTACCTTATCCATCGAATCAGGAGTATTTTATGCAATTTAGTGTCAAGAGTGGCAACCCGGAAAAACAACGTACTGGATGTGTGGTTATCGGCGTATGTGAACCCCGTAAACTGAGCGATGATGCCAAAACCATCGACCACTTATGCAATGGTCTGTTAAGCGGCATTCTACGACGTGGCGACATGGAGGGGACAGCAGGAAAAACCATGCTGATACCCGCCCCGGCAAATAGTCCTTTTGATCGCATTCTACTAGTAGGTTGCGGCAAAGAAAGAGACCTTGACTCGACACGATACAAGATGATCCTCGCCAACACTGCCAAGGCATTAGATGAATCCGGCACTAATGATGCGATGAGTTATCTAGCTAACATGAATATCAAGGACTGTTCACACTACTGGAAGATCCGGGAATGTGTCACGTCGACGCAAGCGACCTTGTACCGCCCTGATGCACTAAAAAGCGAGAAGGCCCCGGCAAAACGTCCATTAACACGTCTGAACATCAATGTCCCCGGACGACGTGAACTCAAAACAGGTGAACGCGCCATCCAGGATGGGATCGCCATTGCCAATGGCATCGAACAGGCAAGGATTCTGGGCGATCTTCCAGGCAATATCTGTACGCCACGTTATCTGGCAAGCCAGGCACAAAAACTGCAAAAGAGTCACAAGAAACTCAAGTTGGACATCCTGGATGAAGCAGCAATGAAAAAGCTGGGCATGAACTCCCTACTATCCGTCTCCCAGGGCAGCAAACAACCGGGCAGACTGATTGTCATGAATTATCAGGGTGGCAATAAAAAAGATCGACCGATCGTTCTAGTTGGCAAGGGTGTGACCTTTGACTCTGGCGGTGTATCAATCAAACCATCCGCTGCTATGGATGAGATGAAATATGATATGTGTGGTGCCGCCAGTGTATTAGGCACCATGCAGACCTGCCTGGAACTGCACTTACCTATTAATCTTATCGGTATCATACCCAGCGTAGAAAACATGCCGGGTAGCAGTGCTACTCGCCCAGGTGACATTGTCACTAGCATGTCGGGGCAGACCATCGAGATTCTCAATACCGATGCCGAAGGTCGCCTGATCTTGTGTGATGCCTTGACCTATAGCGAACGATTTAATCCCAAGACCGTCATTGATATCGCCACCCTGACTGGTGCCTGTGTCATTGCGTTAGGCAGCCATGCAACAGGCCTGCTGAGTAATAATCAACACCTCGCTGATGATCTATTAAAGGCCGGCACAAGCACCGGAGATCGTGCCTGGCAGATGCCATTGTGGGAAGATTACCAACCACAACTGGATAGCAATTTTGCCGACATGGCGAACATTGGTGGCCGCGAGGCAGGCACTATTACAGCGGCTTGTTTCCTCTCCCGTTTCACCAAAAAAATGCACTGGGCACATCTTGATATTGCCGGTACCGCATGGAAAGGCGGCAAAGAAAAAGGCGCAACAGGTCGTCCGGTCTCCCTGCTGGTTCAGTATCTAATGAACAAGGCTGGACACAAGGCTCAATAATCGAATGACCCGTGTCAGTTTCTACATCCTGAATGACGACTCCAACCGGAGTCGTTCACTCTTTATCTGCCGTCTGGCACAAAAGGCCTACCGTAGTGGTGCTAATATTTATATCCATACCGCTTCAGCCGAACAGTCCAGTGATCTTGATACCCTGCTATGGACCTTTAATCGAGTGTCCTTTATCCCTCATGCGCGTACCGATCAAGATGAAGAACAACATGGCGAGAGTGTGTTGCTCGGTCATCAACAGGCACCTGAATCAAGCCATGATATTCTCATCAACCTCAGCCCACAGGTACCCTTGTTTTTTAGCCGCTTTGAGCGCGTGATGGAGGTTATCAATCAAGACGAAAGCACCAAGGAGGATGGTCGAGAACGCTATCGTTTCTACAAGGAACGCGGCTATGAACTGGAATCACACACCATCAAATAACACCTAAATATACAACTTACCACCGTCAAACTACCCGGTAGGGTGCGCACTGCGCACCAAAATTAATGGTGCGTGATACGCACCCTACCATTTATCCAGAGACCCTTGTTCAAAAACCACTACGAAGCACCCACACCCTACGTTATAATAATCTCTAATACACCATTACCCCCATTACAGAGATTAAATACATCGCATGGAAAAAACCTACAACCCGCAAAACATCGAACAAAACTGGT
The genomic region above belongs to Gammaproteobacteria bacterium and contains:
- the panB gene encoding 3-methyl-2-oxobutanoate hydroxymethyltransferase, with protein sequence MITINQLMAMKQRGEKITCLTCYDASFSRLLERAGVELILVGDSLGMVLQGHDSTLPVTMDDMIYHARCVTRQSGSALYIVDLPYHSYLTVESALQNAQRLMEQGGAQMVKLEGAMMDVVSALVDQGYPVCAHLGLLPQSVNELGGYHVQGRSEEQAQIILDDAIALQQAGASLLVLECVPASLGKRISLALDIPVIGIGAGVDCDGQVLVLYDALGITPGKRPRFSKDFLAENEDIAAALKAYVRAVKDELFPAAEHSF
- a CDS encoding deoxynucleoside kinase, with the protein product MTIKQPDYIVVEGPIGVGKTTLARRLSSSFGSALLLESGDANPFLEKFYNNPKDAALPTQLFFLFQRAKQMQELRQGDMFRPVRVADYLMAKDQLFAGLTLDDEEYKLYEQVYSQLTLDSPTPDLVIYLQAPVNVLLKRIRKRGISYERKMGKDYLSRLVDTYERFFHTYSAGPLLIVNSTDIDIAGNQMDYDALLERVRSTTSGRHYFNPAPANL
- the folK gene encoding 2-amino-4-hydroxy-6-hydroxymethyldihydropteridine diphosphokinase, producing MGQYVYIGIGSNLNDPVMQVRQALRCLQTLVNSQLIKSSSLYQSAPMAAMEQPDYINAVVLLKTELSAIELLDHLQDIEQTQGRMRDEERWGARIIDLDILLLGDEEINSERLTVPHYGLHERSFVLLPLNEIAPDLDIPGRGLLKEMLKYCDCSDIKKVS
- the pcnB gene encoding polynucleotide adenylyltransferase PcnB, encoding MSVASKGNSIKNRADPVFLSRSEHSVSRKNISPNALKVLYRLDSAGFQACLVGGGVRDLILGREPKDFDIATDASPEQVRDLFRNCRLIGRRFRLAHVIYGREVIEVATFRAPHDDSNNNEDEQKMEAGRILRDNVYGSIDDDVWRRDFTINALYYDIKDYSIIDYVGGMQDIKDGLLRLIGDTEERYREDAVRMLRAIRFAAKLGFRIDPESERAIPQMGALLREIPSARIFEEVLKLFMSGAALETFELLRHYDLFKYLFPMTDESLALEVEHFPDRMLIQALKNTDSRIQQGKPVTPAFLYAALLWHPMQIRMQEVMTRDTGDEVVSSTRVMQIASSEIVREQVRVTSLPKRFSLPMREIWSLQHRFEQRAGKRPLRLLTHPRFRAAYDFLLLREVAGEVDKSLCDWWTEIQTLDKNDRESFIQQVQQPQVNSKKRRRRRKKAQSA
- a CDS encoding RDD family protein; the protein is MSKTTPTDTIQTAGLFPRLAAMVYDAFLLLATLFLAAALVLPLAEDGAISAGNPLFTSYLFIVCFFFNAWFWTRCGQTLGMRTWKIRIESVNGGPISWWQALLRFLISLVSIAFLGLGYFWILIDKKNRSWHDIYSETRIVKVSS
- a CDS encoding EAL domain-containing protein, translated to MPDITELRQKQILIVEEDQAYAVDLKAMLTDGGFRHVDVAAGGQELLASLQQSNRGAARKIDLVLASDSLQDFDIYTFCQQNGLGGSSAEMMVMVLAAGEGWWNEETARKAYESGAVDIVFNPVRSIEIIPRVLLTLNLQSERVLCHQHEDELNTELAERKVMEARLQYLVAHDDMTGLFNRRRLEQSLDLSIIRTRNFKRTSALLYLDLDQFKLINDTQGHEAGDRMLGAVANLLRKSVKKSEIIARTGSDEFAILLENLTAEQALETANRIRKNLDQSGIEGDADGCHVSASIGVAMIEPNENVCSSEILARADQASFVAKKHGRNMVHKYSASDIEVHTLRTDVQWVPRIRAALANDDLFLVFQPVVSLKDNKVRRYECLLRMRGEDGETYMPDEFIPVAERMGLIHNIDLWVVENAIDILASLPPEQSDISFNVNLSGHAFQDSSLLPLVKQKLEMLWVNPARLIFEITETAAIANFVETREMVARLRALGCNFALDDFGAGFNSFNYIKNFPVDYLKIDGTFIINLVNDQTDQVLVKAMIDIARSLGKKTVAEYVENQEVLELLRGYGVDYVQGFHVGKPQASLAEVNVESIVSTLDNPVFNFLTEKN
- a CDS encoding HDOD domain-containing protein, whose translation is MLITPRELLYGDIDLPSLPEVFIKSSELLDNPRSNANDIGEVVATDPSLTTRLLKLVNSSFYGFAAKIDTIPRAISLVGTRELRELILATCAVEAFSGLPNELMSMNTFWRQSVRCALIARILANQTHKDLSESMFSAGLLHNIGSLILYNRLPELAREALSQAAFQNSPLDQAERNIIGCDHAMVGAELMKLWNLPEILQETTRYHHNPEAAQQYPLQTVIIQIANRIIELEESNQDITLLLPPSAPLWKRIGLSIPVLQETLQQVDEQFDDVLHLIYKPGKEDHTAVNKHHFSA
- the lptG gene encoding LPS export ABC transporter permease LptG, coding for MMIFDRYIGLRILINTLLVLLVLLAIDVFFALVKEFRDIGQGLYSGWYAVQYVLLTIPRRAIDLFSMSALLGSLLALGSMVSSNELVVLRASGVSIARIVRSVLQAGLLMFILVAVVGEWLAPFSEQLARENKAQAQSQQIAYQSDHGIWVKDDKRFVNIRNLGLDGHLEDVYVYEFDDQHKLTMVTQAAHVSYDEGQWILEDVKFSALSDSGIHISKQDKVLWDSLLNPVLLNMLARDPDYLSARDLWAYIIYMDKNNLDSKSYQLAFWNRMVMPFSGMVMLFLAVPFVFGPLRSVGVGQRILVGVLVGVFFYVFSQMISHISQVSGVNPIVSAFFPSLVFMLIGIWMLRRAA
- the lptF gene encoding LPS export ABC transporter permease LptF, whose amino-acid sequence is MNRIINRYLLKEVLQSWFMVTLVLWLIVVSNRLAGYFAEAAAGQIPIDAVFLLIALKSVTYLSALLPLSLFLGILLALGRLYKDSEIIALSACGVGMREIYRPILYMSLLAALLVAWMTLYLAPKTAIIEKGQRIQAEKSMNIKGITAGRFHELNGGRMVFFVGAMSADGQHMKNLFVENSSQGRIELITADQARMWHEEGNDADYLLMEQGYRFQGDLGQDGYRVMSFSSYAIKIELPGGARGTKNKTDTIASMDLWHSDRLADGAELQWRLSMPVAIIVLAFLAVPLARVRPRDGRYGRLFVAIMVFIVYYNLLGSARIWLEKGMVSSWLGLWWVHLFPLLLGYGLWKEFNAYGLFRKLYRRGQR